One window of the Rosa rugosa chromosome 3, drRosRugo1.1, whole genome shotgun sequence genome contains the following:
- the LOC133738134 gene encoding (S)-8-oxocitronellyl enol synthase ISY1-like: protein MSWWWAGAIGAAKKKFDPDDAPAKYQSVALVLGVTGLVGNSLAEILPLPDTPGGPWKVYGVARRPRPQWNADHPIQYIQCDLLDSKQTEAELSQLTDVTHIFYVTWASKPTEAENCEANGKMLSNVLNAVIPNAPNLQHICMQTGRKHYLGSFDMLGKVQPHEPPYHEDLPRLNAPNFYYVMEDILFEEVKKKEGLTWSVHRPGTICGFSPYSLMNMIGSLCVYAAICKHEGQPLRFPGSKGTWEGFWDVSDADMIAEHQIWAAVEPYAKNETFNCSNGDVFKWKHLWGILAEQFELVPAGLQEELSFEEMMKDKGPVWDEIVREHGLVPTKLEEVGNWWFLDIMFQVDSTVDSMNKSKEHGFVGFRNSKTSFVSWIDKMKSFRIVP from the exons ATGAGTTGGTGGTGGGCAGGAGCCATAGGAGCTGCAAAG AAAAAGTTTGATCCAGACGATGCACCTGCCAAGTACCAGAGCGTGGCCCTCGTACTTGGGGTCACCGGACTCGTCGGAAACAGCCTCGCCGAGATTCTTCCACTGCCCGACACTCCCGGCGGGCCGTGGAAGGTCTACGGAGTGGCCCGGCGGCCCCGGCCACAGTGGAACGCTGACCACCCGATTCAGTACATCCAGTGTGACCTCTTAGACTCCAAACAGACAGAGGCAGAGCTCTCCCAGCTCACTGATGTCACTCACATTTTTTATGTCACATGGGCGAGCAAGCCAACTGAAGCTGAGAACTGTGAGGCTAATGGCAAGATGTTAAGCAATGTGTTGAATGCTGTGATCCCAAACGCGCCGAATTTGCAGCACATATGTATGCAGACGGGTCGGAAGCACTACTTAGGTTCGTTTGACATGTTGGGGAAAGTCCAACCCCATGAACCTCCATATCACGAAGACCTGCCGAGGCTTAATGCCCCCAATTTTTACTATGTGATGGAGGATATTCTGTTTGAGgaggtgaagaagaaggaggggcTGACATGGTCTGTGCACAGGCCGGGAACCATATGCGGGTTCTCACCGTATAGCTTGATGAATATGATTGGGAGTTTGTGTGTTTACGCTGCGATTTGTAAGCATGAAGGGCAGCCGTTGAGGTTTCCGGGGAGTAAAGGAACTTGGGAAGGGTTCTGGGACGTGTCTGATGCGGATATGATTGCTGAACATCAGATATGGGCAGCTGTGGAGCCTTATGCCAAGAATGAAACTTTTAATTGTAGCAACGGGGATGTGTTCAAGTGGAAGCATTTGTGGGGGATTCTGGCCGAGCAGTTCGAGCTAGTGCCTGCTGGACTTCAGGAGGAGTTGAGTTTTGAGGAGATGATGAAAGATAAAGGGCCAGTGTGGGATGAAATTGTAAGAGAGCATGGTTTGGTGCCTACCAAATTGGAAGAGGTAGGGAACTGGTGGTTTCTGGACATTATGTTTCAGGTTGATTCAACTGTGGACAGTATGAACAAGAGCAAAGAGCATGGTTTTGTTGGCTTTAGGAACTCGAAAACTTCCTTTGTTTCTTGGATTGACAAGATGAAGTCTTTTAGAATTGTTCCTTGA